From Nitrobacter sp. NHB1, a single genomic window includes:
- a CDS encoding class 1 fructose-bisphosphatase has product MSRELTLQNRMDAEAGPDPLRQAVKEAVAALAQAAIDISDLTCRGALAGITGEAQGRNSDGDVQKDLDVRADQIIRDALSALPIAVLASEEMAGLDILNPGAPISVAFDPLDGSSNINTNMSVGTIFSIMPTPPDASAAFTQAGSAQLAAGFVVYGPQTSLVLTLGQGVDIFTLDRVERVFKLTGSMMQIPADASEFAANTSNRRHWDLPVRAYIDECLMGADGPGGKDFNMRWIGSLVAEAFRILIRGGIFLYPGDARDGYEEGRLRLVYEAHPMAFIIEQAGGGASTGRKRILDIVPHSLHQRVPLIMGSIKNVQRLEHMHTVPDVALEANAPLFGYRGLFRV; this is encoded by the coding sequence ATGAGCCGAGAGCTGACACTGCAGAACAGGATGGACGCAGAAGCGGGGCCGGATCCGCTTCGCCAGGCAGTGAAGGAAGCCGTGGCTGCGCTTGCGCAGGCTGCGATCGATATTTCCGATCTGACGTGCCGCGGCGCCTTGGCCGGGATCACCGGAGAGGCACAAGGACGCAACAGCGACGGGGATGTTCAGAAGGATCTCGATGTTCGCGCCGATCAAATCATCCGCGACGCTCTCAGTGCCCTGCCGATCGCCGTGCTTGCCTCGGAGGAAATGGCGGGACTGGACATTCTGAATCCGGGCGCGCCGATCAGCGTTGCGTTCGATCCGCTGGATGGCTCGTCGAACATCAACACGAACATGTCGGTGGGCACGATTTTTTCAATCATGCCCACGCCGCCCGATGCCAGCGCCGCCTTTACCCAGGCCGGCAGCGCGCAGCTTGCGGCTGGTTTCGTTGTCTACGGCCCACAAACCTCTCTCGTCCTTACCCTCGGGCAGGGTGTCGATATCTTTACGCTCGATCGCGTCGAGAGGGTGTTCAAGCTCACGGGATCGATGATGCAGATCCCGGCGGATGCAAGCGAGTTCGCGGCCAACACCTCGAACAGGAGGCACTGGGATTTACCGGTTCGCGCCTATATCGATGAATGCCTCATGGGAGCCGATGGACCGGGCGGCAAGGATTTCAACATGCGCTGGATCGGCTCGCTGGTCGCGGAGGCTTTCCGCATTCTCATTCGCGGCGGCATCTTCCTCTATCCCGGTGATGCTCGGGATGGCTACGAAGAAGGGCGCCTGCGCCTGGTCTACGAGGCGCATCCGATGGCATTCATCATCGAGCAAGCGGGCGGTGGCGCCTCCACCGGACGAAAACGAATTCTCGATATCGTGCCCCACAGCCTCCATCAGCGAGTTCCACTGATCATGGGTTCGATCAAGAACGTCCAGCGGCTTGAACACATGCACACGGTCCCCGACGTCGCTTTGGAAGCAAATGCGCCGTTGTTCGGGTATCGCGGCCTGTTTCGCGTTTGA
- a CDS encoding phosphoribulokinase, with product MSRKHPIISITGSSGAGTTSVKRTFEQIFRRENVVAAYIEGDAFHRYNRVEMRTQMAEESDRGNKHFSHFSPDTNLFAELETVFRSYSETGTGNTRYYIHDDVESAKHGVPPGTFTDWRPLPENSDLLFYEGLHGAVVTDKVNVAQYADLKIGVVPVINLEWIQKLHRDRSARGYSTEAVTDTILRRMPDYVNYICPQFAETDINFQRVPTVDTSNPFIARWIPTPDESMVVIRLKNPRGIDFPYLLSMIPNSFMSRANSIVIHGSKLDLAMQLILTPLILQLIERKKRA from the coding sequence GTGTCCAGGAAGCATCCAATCATTTCAATCACGGGTTCGTCGGGCGCAGGCACGACATCCGTCAAGCGGACTTTCGAGCAGATTTTCCGCCGCGAGAATGTCGTCGCCGCCTATATCGAAGGAGACGCGTTCCACCGTTACAATCGTGTCGAAATGCGCACCCAAATGGCCGAGGAATCGGATCGGGGCAACAAGCATTTCAGTCACTTCAGTCCCGACACCAATTTGTTCGCCGAACTGGAGACTGTGTTCCGGAGCTATAGCGAAACCGGAACCGGCAACACGCGTTACTATATCCACGACGATGTGGAATCCGCGAAGCACGGGGTCCCACCCGGGACGTTCACCGACTGGCGGCCGCTGCCCGAGAACTCGGACCTGTTATTTTACGAAGGTCTGCACGGGGCGGTCGTGACCGACAAGGTGAATGTCGCCCAATATGCGGATCTCAAGATCGGCGTTGTTCCCGTAATCAATCTCGAATGGATCCAGAAGCTGCATCGGGATCGCAGCGCGCGGGGCTATTCCACCGAGGCGGTTACCGACACCATCCTTCGGAGGATGCCGGATTACGTCAACTATATCTGTCCTCAGTTCGCCGAGACGGACATCAACTTCCAGCGCGTGCCGACGGTGGATACGTCAAATCCGTTCATCGCCCGGTGGATACCCACGCCCGACGAATCGATGGTCGTGATCCGTCTCAAGAACCCGCGCGGCATCGACTTCCCGTACCTGCTGTCGATGATCCCGAACAGCTTCATGTCGCGCGCGAACTCGATTGTCATTCACGGGTCCAAGCTGGATCTCGCGATGCAGTTGATTCTGACGCCGCTGATCCTTCAGCTCATCGAGCGGAAGAAGCGGGCATGA
- the fba gene encoding class II fructose-bisphosphate aldolase (catalyzes the reversible aldol condensation of dihydroxyacetonephosphate and glyceraldehyde 3-phosphate in the Calvin cycle, glycolysis, and/or gluconeogenesis), whose product MARITLRQLLDHAAEHGYGVPAFNINNMEQGLAIMEAAAAVDAPVILQASRGARSYANDIMLAKMIDALEQMYPHIPLCMHQDHGNEEATCATAIKFGFTSVMMDGSLKADAKTAADYDYNVDITRRVVDMAHWVGASVEGELGVLGSLEHGGGEQEDGHGVEGPVSHDQLLTDPDQAVDFVRATKVDALAIAMGTSHGAYKFSRKPDGDILAMKVVEEIHRRLPNTHLVMHGSSSVPQHLQDEFNKFGGEMPQTWGVPVEEIVRGIKHGVRKVNIDTDCRLAMTAVFRKVATSNSSEFDPRKFLKPAMDAMRDLCRERFEQFGTAGNAAKIRVIPLSEMAKLYRAGKLDPRIGETAVAAE is encoded by the coding sequence ATGGCGCGCATAACTCTAAGACAGTTGCTGGATCATGCCGCAGAGCACGGCTACGGCGTACCGGCGTTCAACATCAACAATATGGAGCAGGGGCTTGCCATCATGGAGGCGGCGGCCGCCGTCGACGCTCCGGTCATCCTCCAGGCCTCGCGTGGCGCGCGTTCCTACGCCAACGACATCATGCTGGCGAAAATGATCGATGCGCTGGAGCAGATGTATCCGCACATTCCGCTGTGCATGCATCAGGATCACGGCAACGAGGAAGCGACTTGCGCCACCGCGATCAAGTTCGGCTTCACCTCGGTGATGATGGACGGCTCGCTCAAGGCCGACGCCAAGACCGCCGCGGACTACGATTACAACGTCGATATCACCCGCCGCGTCGTCGACATGGCGCACTGGGTCGGCGCTTCGGTGGAAGGCGAACTGGGCGTGCTCGGCTCGCTCGAACACGGCGGCGGCGAGCAGGAGGACGGGCATGGCGTCGAAGGCCCGGTCAGCCACGATCAATTGCTGACCGATCCGGATCAGGCCGTCGATTTCGTCCGCGCGACCAAGGTCGACGCCCTGGCGATCGCGATGGGCACTTCGCACGGCGCCTACAAGTTCTCGCGCAAGCCGGACGGCGACATTCTCGCCATGAAAGTGGTCGAGGAGATTCACCGCCGCCTTCCCAATACCCATCTGGTGATGCACGGCTCGTCCTCGGTGCCGCAGCATCTGCAGGATGAATTCAATAAGTTCGGCGGCGAGATGCCGCAGACCTGGGGCGTGCCGGTCGAGGAGATCGTTCGCGGCATCAAGCATGGCGTTCGCAAGGTCAACATCGACACCGACTGCCGCCTGGCGATGACGGCGGTGTTTCGGAAAGTTGCGACCAGCAACAGTAGCGAATTCGATCCACGCAAGTTCCTGAAACCGGCGATGGATGCGATGCGCGACCTTTGCCGCGAGCGCTTCGAACAGTTCGGCACCGCCGGAAATGCCGCAAAGATCAGGGTGATCCCGTTGTCCGAAATGGCCAAGCTTTATCGCGCCGGCAAACTTGATCCGCGTATCGGTGAAACGGCCGTTGCGGCGGAGTGA
- a CDS encoding propionyl-CoA synthetase yields MTIREKSRYREVYARALNDPEGFWADAAGDIDWIEPAKKTFDPAMGLYGRWFAGAVVNTCYNALDRHVAAGRADQVALIHDSPLANPGGPSVITTFTYAELLKEVQTLAAVMQDFGVAKGDRVVLYMPMVPEAVVAMLACARIGAVHSVVFGGFAAKELATRIDDAKPKLIFSASCGLEPGRIVQYKPLLDEALKLATARPGACIILQRPQQRCDLIAGRDHDWAALRDTAMAAKKSAPCVPVLATDPLYILYTSGTTGVPKGVVRDNGGHLVALKWSMFNLYGVKPGEIWWCGSDIGWVVGHSYIVYGPLIHGTTTIMYEGKPIGTPDAGAFWRVISQHRAVAFFTAPTAFRAIKKEDPEGAFIRKYDLSEFRTLFLAGERADPPTVEWAEQQLKVPVIDHWWQTETGWGIVGNPVGLGQLPVKHGSPTVAMPGYQVDVVDEAAKPLPAGTMGSIVIKLPLPPGCLPTLWQQDERCKEAYFNEFPGYYKTSDAGYKDKDGYIFVMGRTDDIINVAGHRLSTGGMEEILASHPDVAECAVLGIRDTIKGEVPCGLLVLKAGVTRDPAEIEKEVVALVREKLGPVAAFKLAITVNRLPKTRSGKILRGTIKKIADGDQWTMPATIEDPKVLDEIQGTLKKRM; encoded by the coding sequence ATGACCATTCGGGAAAAAAGCCGCTACCGCGAGGTTTACGCCCGCGCGCTCAACGACCCCGAGGGGTTCTGGGCCGATGCCGCGGGCGACATCGACTGGATCGAGCCGGCAAAAAAGACCTTCGATCCCGCGATGGGGCTTTATGGCCGCTGGTTCGCCGGCGCGGTGGTCAATACCTGCTACAATGCGCTGGACCGCCATGTCGCCGCCGGCCGAGCCGATCAGGTCGCGCTGATCCATGATTCGCCGCTGGCCAATCCGGGCGGACCGAGCGTCATTACCACCTTCACCTACGCCGAACTGCTCAAGGAAGTGCAGACGCTCGCCGCCGTGATGCAGGATTTCGGCGTCGCCAAGGGCGACCGCGTCGTTCTTTACATGCCGATGGTGCCCGAGGCGGTCGTGGCGATGCTGGCCTGCGCGCGGATCGGCGCGGTGCACTCCGTGGTGTTCGGCGGCTTTGCGGCCAAGGAGCTTGCGACCCGGATCGACGACGCCAAGCCGAAGCTGATCTTTTCGGCGAGTTGCGGCCTGGAGCCGGGCCGCATCGTGCAGTACAAGCCGCTGCTCGACGAGGCGCTGAAACTGGCCACCGCAAGGCCCGGCGCGTGCATCATCCTGCAACGGCCGCAGCAGCGCTGCGACCTGATCGCGGGCCGCGATCACGACTGGGCGGCGCTGCGCGATACCGCGATGGCGGCGAAGAAATCCGCGCCTTGCGTGCCGGTGCTCGCCACCGATCCGCTCTACATTCTCTACACCTCCGGCACCACCGGGGTGCCGAAAGGGGTGGTGCGCGACAATGGCGGCCATCTGGTCGCGCTGAAATGGTCGATGTTCAATCTCTACGGCGTCAAGCCCGGCGAGATCTGGTGGTGCGGCTCCGATATCGGCTGGGTGGTCGGTCACAGCTACATCGTCTACGGGCCGCTGATTCACGGCACCACCACGATCATGTACGAGGGCAAGCCGATCGGTACCCCGGATGCAGGCGCGTTCTGGCGTGTCATCTCGCAGCACAGGGCGGTGGCGTTCTTCACCGCGCCGACCGCGTTCCGCGCCATCAAGAAAGAGGATCCGGAGGGCGCCTTCATCCGCAAATATGATCTGTCCGAATTCCGCACGCTGTTTTTGGCCGGCGAGCGCGCCGATCCGCCGACGGTGGAATGGGCAGAGCAGCAGTTGAAGGTGCCGGTGATTGATCACTGGTGGCAGACCGAAACCGGCTGGGGCATCGTCGGCAACCCGGTCGGGCTCGGGCAACTGCCGGTCAAGCACGGCTCGCCCACGGTGGCGATGCCGGGCTATCAGGTCGATGTCGTCGATGAAGCGGCGAAGCCACTGCCGGCCGGTACCATGGGCTCCATCGTCATCAAGCTGCCGCTGCCGCCGGGCTGCCTGCCGACCTTGTGGCAGCAGGACGAACGCTGCAAGGAAGCCTATTTCAACGAGTTCCCCGGCTACTACAAAACCTCCGACGCCGGCTACAAGGACAAGGACGGTTACATCTTCGTCATGGGCCGCACCGACGACATCATCAACGTCGCCGGTCACAGGCTGTCCACCGGCGGCATGGAGGAGATTCTCGCCTCGCATCCCGATGTCGCCGAATGCGCGGTGCTCGGCATCAGGGACACCATCAAGGGCGAGGTGCCGTGCGGTCTCTTGGTGCTCAAGGCCGGCGTGACGCGCGATCCCGCCGAGATCGAGAAGGAGGTCGTGGCGCTGGTGCGCGAAAAGCTCGGTCCGGTCGCGGCATTCAAGTTGGCGATCACGGTGAACAGGCTGCCGAAGACGCGCTCCGGAAAGATCCTGCGCGGCACCATCAAGAAGATCGCGGATGGCGATCAATGGACCATGCCCGCGACCATCGAGGATCCGAAGGTGCTCGACGAGATTCAGGGCACGCTGAAAAAAAGGATGTAG
- a CDS encoding DUF1013 domain-containing protein, with amino-acid sequence MSNAPLMPKATAVWLVENTALSFDQVADFTKMHPLEVRAIADGDAAQGIKGMDPISTGQLTRDEIEKGEKDQDYRLRLSESRVVLPPAAKKKGPRYTPVSRRHERPSAILWLVRNHPELKDAQIMRLVGTTKTTIAAVRDRTHWNASTLTPMDPVTLGLCSQIELDFEVQRAAKEKPTDQQYGGATLLPASETTRKDAEFEPTEKQRDDLNVDAVFAKLKTIGGKKAEDDE; translated from the coding sequence ATGAGCAATGCACCGCTGATGCCAAAGGCGACTGCCGTGTGGCTCGTCGAAAATACCGCCCTGTCGTTCGATCAGGTCGCCGATTTCACCAAAATGCACCCTCTGGAGGTCCGCGCGATCGCCGACGGCGACGCCGCCCAGGGCATCAAGGGCATGGACCCGATCTCGACCGGCCAGCTCACCCGCGACGAGATCGAGAAGGGCGAGAAGGACCAGGACTACCGCCTCAGGCTCAGCGAGAGCCGGGTGGTGCTGCCGCCCGCCGCCAAGAAGAAGGGTCCGCGCTACACCCCGGTGTCGCGCCGCCACGAGCGGCCGAGCGCGATCCTATGGCTGGTTCGCAACCACCCGGAGTTGAAGGACGCGCAGATCATGCGTCTGGTCGGCACCACCAAGACCACGATTGCCGCGGTCCGCGACCGCACCCACTGGAACGCCTCGACCCTGACGCCGATGGACCCGGTGACGCTCGGCCTCTGCTCGCAGATCGAACTCGACTTCGAGGTGCAGCGCGCGGCCAAGGAAAAGCCAACCGATCAGCAATATGGCGGCGCCACCCTGCTGCCGGCGTCCGAGACCACGCGCAAGGACGCCGAATTCGAGCCGACGGAAAAACAGCGCGACGATCTCAACGTCGACGCCGTGTTCGCCAAGCTGAAAACCATCGGCGGCAAGAAAGCCGAGGACGACGAGTGA
- the ispH gene encoding 4-hydroxy-3-methylbut-2-enyl diphosphate reductase, producing the protein MNAKPKLKIVLCSPRGFCAGVVRAIDTVERALTLYGAPVYVRHEIVHNRYVVDSLRAKGAIFVEELAEIPDDTKAPVVFSAHGVPKSVPADAQKRNFFSLDATCPLVTKVHREAAIHFKRGREILLIGHSHHPEVVGTVGQLPAGAVTLIETAEDAATFTPKNPENLAFVTQTTLSIDDTAEIVAMLKQRFPNISGPHKEDICYATTNRQLAVKKVAPVVDALIVVGAPNSSNSQRLREVAEREGCRVSVLAQRAADLDWSIFEGIRSLGITAGASAPEVIVEEIMGAFAARYDLDVETVSAAEENEFFPLPRSLRPDAA; encoded by the coding sequence ATGAATGCCAAACCGAAGCTTAAAATCGTGCTTTGTTCGCCCCGTGGCTTTTGCGCCGGGGTGGTCAGGGCGATCGATACCGTGGAACGGGCGCTGACGCTGTACGGCGCGCCGGTCTATGTGCGCCACGAGATCGTCCATAACCGCTATGTGGTCGACAGCCTGCGTGCGAAGGGGGCGATTTTCGTCGAGGAACTGGCGGAAATCCCCGATGACACCAAGGCGCCGGTGGTGTTCTCCGCCCATGGCGTGCCGAAATCGGTGCCGGCCGACGCGCAGAAGCGCAATTTCTTTTCGCTGGATGCGACCTGCCCGCTGGTGACCAAGGTTCACCGCGAGGCGGCGATCCATTTCAAGCGCGGGCGGGAGATCCTGCTGATCGGCCATTCCCATCACCCGGAAGTCGTCGGCACGGTCGGGCAATTGCCGGCAGGCGCGGTGACGCTGATCGAGACCGCCGAAGATGCCGCGACATTCACGCCGAAGAATCCCGAAAACCTCGCTTTCGTGACCCAGACGACGCTGTCGATCGACGACACCGCCGAGATCGTTGCGATGCTGAAACAGCGGTTCCCGAACATTTCCGGCCCGCACAAGGAGGACATCTGCTACGCCACCACCAACCGCCAACTCGCGGTCAAGAAAGTGGCGCCGGTGGTGGATGCGCTGATCGTGGTCGGCGCACCGAACTCGTCGAACTCGCAGCGGCTGCGCGAGGTCGCCGAGCGCGAGGGCTGCAGGGTGTCGGTGCTGGCGCAGCGCGCCGCCGATCTCGACTGGAGCATCTTCGAGGGCATCAGGAGCCTCGGCATCACCGCAGGCGCCTCGGCGCCGGAAGTGATCGTCGAGGAAATCATGGGTGCGTTCGCGGCGCGCTATGACCTCGATGTCGAGACGGTCTCGGCTGCGGAAGAGAACGAGTTCTTCCCGCTGCCGCGCTCGCTGCGGCCCGATGCGGCCTGA
- a CDS encoding homoserine kinase, with product MAVYTDVAAEELADFLKAYDIGELLSYKGIAEGVENSNYLLHTTAGSFFLTLYEKRVAVDDLPFFLGLMGHLAMHGIVCPQPVKARSGETLGYLAGRPAAIIDFLEGVWPRKPNVTHCAAAGEALAKLHLAGRDFPMRRANALSVSSWRPLFEQAAPCVDTVQHGLHDFLKAELDYLERRWPDNLPAGIVHADLFPDNVLFLGDRLSGLIDFYFACNDFFSYDVAICLNAWCFEPDHSFNVTKARALLGAYNRERALSGAEQAALPLLARGAALRFLLTRLVDFLNVPAGALVKPKDPLEYVRKLRFQQSVGNIREYGVAASGLLV from the coding sequence ATGGCGGTCTATACCGACGTCGCCGCCGAGGAACTCGCGGACTTCCTGAAGGCCTACGACATCGGCGAACTGCTGTCCTACAAGGGCATCGCCGAAGGCGTCGAGAATTCCAACTATCTGTTGCACACCACCGCCGGATCATTTTTCCTGACGCTATATGAAAAGCGCGTCGCGGTTGACGATCTGCCGTTCTTTCTCGGCCTGATGGGCCATCTGGCTATGCATGGCATCGTGTGTCCGCAGCCGGTTAAGGCCCGCAGCGGCGAAACCCTCGGTTACCTCGCAGGGCGACCAGCCGCCATCATCGATTTCCTTGAGGGCGTGTGGCCGCGCAAGCCGAACGTCACCCACTGCGCCGCTGCCGGCGAAGCGCTGGCGAAACTGCATCTCGCCGGCCGCGATTTCCCCATGCGGCGCGCCAACGCGCTTTCGGTGTCCAGTTGGCGGCCGCTGTTCGAACAGGCCGCGCCTTGCGTCGATACCGTGCAGCATGGGTTGCACGATTTTCTCAAGGCCGAACTCGACTACCTCGAACGGCGCTGGCCGGACAATCTGCCGGCCGGCATCGTCCACGCCGACCTGTTTCCGGATAACGTTTTATTTCTCGGCGACAGGCTGTCGGGGCTGATCGATTTCTATTTCGCGTGCAATGATTTTTTTTCTTACGACGTCGCGATCTGCCTCAACGCCTGGTGTTTCGAGCCGGATCATTCCTTCAACGTCACCAAGGCGCGTGCGTTGCTCGGCGCCTACAATCGCGAGCGCGCGCTGTCGGGAGCCGAACAGGCGGCGTTGCCGCTCTTGGCGCGCGGCGCCGCGCTGAGGTTCCTGCTAACGCGGCTGGTCGATTTTCTCAACGTGCCCGCCGGCGCGCTGGTGAAGCCGAAGGACCCGCTCGAATACGTCCGCAAGCTTCGCTTCCAGCAAAGCGTCGGCAACATCCGCGAGTACGGCGTCGCCGCGTCGGGGCTGCTCGTGTGA
- the rnhA gene encoding ribonuclease HI yields MNSPALPHVTIFTDGACSGNPGPGGWGAILRFGEIEKELKGGEPHTTNNRMELLAAISALEALKKAASVDLTTDSQYVRQGITSWIHNWKRNGWRTADKKPVKNADLWQRLDDALKPHDVRWHWIKGHAGHDENERADQLAREGVAMAKLK; encoded by the coding sequence GTGAATTCACCCGCGCTGCCGCATGTCACGATTTTCACCGACGGCGCCTGCTCGGGCAATCCGGGGCCTGGAGGCTGGGGCGCGATCTTGCGGTTCGGCGAGATCGAGAAGGAATTGAAAGGCGGCGAACCGCACACCACCAACAACCGGATGGAGTTGCTGGCGGCGATCTCCGCGCTGGAGGCCTTGAAGAAAGCGGCGTCGGTCGATCTCACCACCGACAGCCAGTACGTGCGGCAAGGCATTACGAGCTGGATTCACAACTGGAAGCGCAACGGCTGGCGCACCGCCGACAAAAAGCCGGTGAAGAACGCGGACCTGTGGCAGCGGCTCGACGACGCGCTGAAGCCTCATGACGTGCGCTGGCACTGGATCAAGGGCCACGCCGGCCATGACGAGAACGAGCGCGCCGATCAACTCGCGCGTGAAGGCGTCGCGATGGCGAAGTTGAAGTGA
- a CDS encoding peroxiredoxin yields the protein MTIKVGDRLPDATFRIMTEDGVQTKTTGDIFKGRKVALFAVPGAYTGTCHKQHLPSIFLSARGIKDKGVDDIAIVSVNDVFVLNAWKRDTDQRNEAVFLADGNADFAKAIGMEFDGSEKGLGIRSKRYSMLVEDGVVKKLNLEDSPGKVEVSGGDTLLGQL from the coding sequence ATGACCATCAAAGTTGGCGACCGCCTGCCCGACGCGACATTCCGCATCATGACGGAAGACGGCGTTCAGACCAAAACCACCGGCGATATCTTCAAAGGCAGGAAGGTGGCGTTGTTCGCGGTGCCCGGCGCCTACACCGGCACCTGCCACAAGCAGCATCTGCCGAGCATTTTTCTCAGCGCCCGTGGCATCAAGGACAAGGGCGTCGACGATATCGCCATCGTCTCGGTCAACGACGTTTTCGTCCTGAACGCCTGGAAACGCGACACCGACCAGCGCAACGAAGCGGTGTTCCTTGCCGACGGCAACGCCGACTTCGCAAAAGCGATCGGCATGGAGTTCGATGGCTCTGAGAAGGGCCTCGGCATCCGCTCCAAGCGCTATTCCATGCTAGTCGAGGACGGCGTGGTGAAGAAGCTGAACCTCGAGGACTCGCCCGGCAAGGTCGAGGTCTCCGGCGGCGACACGCTGCTCGGACAGCTTTGA
- a CDS encoding DUF924 family protein: protein MNSDNPPASIPTPGDVLAFWRAAGQSKWYIKDDTFDAEVRRRFLGLWEAARAGELAGWEETDDGALALIIVLDQFPRNMFRGDARSFSTDDNACAVADRAIARGADMRIEPDLIEFLYVPFMHSERLADQERCVALFRSRGRPDNLKFAEVHADIIRRFDRFPHRNRMLNRTTSAEEQAFLDGGGFAG from the coding sequence ATGAACTCCGATAATCCGCCCGCTTCCATCCCCACTCCCGGCGACGTCCTCGCCTTCTGGCGCGCTGCCGGCCAGAGCAAATGGTACATCAAGGACGACACATTCGACGCCGAGGTGCGCCGCCGCTTTCTAGGGCTTTGGGAAGCGGCCCGTGCGGGCGAACTCGCCGGATGGGAGGAGACCGACGACGGCGCGCTGGCGCTCATCATCGTGCTCGACCAGTTTCCGCGCAACATGTTCCGTGGCGATGCCCGCAGCTTTTCGACCGACGACAACGCTTGCGCCGTCGCCGATCGCGCCATCGCCCGCGGCGCCGACATGCGCATCGAGCCGGACCTCATCGAATTCCTCTATGTGCCTTTCATGCATTCCGAACGGCTTGCTGACCAGGAGCGCTGCGTTGCGCTTTTTCGCAGCCGTGGACGGCCCGACAACCTCAAATTCGCGGAAGTCCATGCCGACATCATTCGCCGGTTCGACCGCTTTCCGCATCGCAATCGAATGCTCAACCGCACGACGAGCGCGGAAGAACAGGCCTTTCTCGATGGCGGCGGTTTCGCGGGTTGA